TTGAACAGCACCAGGGTGCGGCCGCCTACCTCGACGGTGGTCGGCGTCGACCACGAGTTGGTGAAGGCCTCGTCCTCGACCGACCACAGCTCCTCGCCGGTTTCCTTGTTCAGGCCGAGCAGCTTGTTGCCAAGGATGCCGGCGTTCACCACGACAATGTCGCCTACCAGGATCGGGCTCGAGCCGTCGCCCCACTTGGCGGGGTCGGACTTGGTCCCGAGGTCGACCTGCCAGAGCTGGTTGCCGTCGCGGTCGAAGGCGAACAGGCCCGACTTGCCGAGCACGGCGAACACGTGCTCGCCGTCAGACGCGGGGGTGCTGCTGGCGTAGCCGTGCTGGGTGATGAATCCCTTGTACGGGTCTTCGTCGCCGCCGGAGGCGACCGACTTCCGCCACAGCTCCTCGCCGGTCGCGCGGTCCAGCGCCAGCAGGTGCCGCGTCAGCTCGGTCGGGTCGCCCGGGTTCTCTTCGTCGAGCCCGTAGCCGGTGTACGCAGTCAGGTAGACCCGCCCCTCGGACACGACCGGCGACGAGGTCCCCTTGCCTGGCAGCGGGGTCCGCCACTTCAGGTTCTGGTCTGCCGACCAAGTCGTCGGGACCGGCGGCCCCTCGATCACGCCGGCGCCGTTCGGGCCCCGGAAGCGGTCCCAGTCGCCAGCCGACGCGTCATCGCCGCAGGTGACGCTGATGGAAACAAGGGTAACGATCATCATACCGAAGAGCTGCTTCATGGCCGTTGCTCGCGTCGCGGGAGGAGGGGTGAGGAACCGGTCCCCTTAGTCTAGGGGGATGGGCGCCCCTGACAAGCAGGCGAGCGGCCGCCCCTGAGGGGACACTACTCCGCGTTGTTGGCCACAAGTCGATGCGGACTCTCCCACTCGCGACGATTGGGGTTCCTGACGAAGAACCCGCCTGGGCAGCAGAGATGGCGAAAGAGGCGCGCCACCCCGGTCGGGAGTGGGCGAAGGTGCTGGCGCTTCCTGGGTCCCCGCCTGGCCACTCGTTGTGAGCAGCAGCCTTTCACTACCACTCCCCCCAAGGTCGAATGGGAGCTCGTGCCGAGAGTATTCGCGAGCTACCCCTCAGCCCGCACGCCGCTACGGCGCTAGGCGGTCGAAGATACGCTGCAGATGGTCGCCAACGTGGTGTTGCGAGAAGTGATCGAGGGCGTGCTGTCGAGCCGCGGCGCCAAGCGACTCCATCTGCTCGGGAGAACTCAACAGGCCGCGAATCGCGTCGGCCAGCTGGTCAGCGTCCGCCGGGTCGTAGACCAGCACGTTCTGGCCTGGGTCGACATACTCTGCCAGGCACGGCGCATCGGCCACAATGTTGGGCCGACCAAAGTACATGCCCTGTGTCAGACAGGCGTGGCCCGACCGAGAAGTCGCCGGCAACGGCAGGACGTGGATCTTGCTGTGGTACTGGACATTCCAGAGCACCTCTTTGGGGGCGTTCTCCAGCACCGTGACGTTCGCGGGGACGCGGAGCCCAGCCAGGCACTCCTGGCGGACAATCGCGACGAGCCGCACCTCCGGCAGTTGCTCCATTGCCGCGAACATGGTGCGGTAGTCTCGCATGCTCGCACCGACCGCGCAAATGTAATCGCCCGCGACGGCCGGCGACGCGTCGACATCTGCGTTTTCGAAATACCAGGGAACAAACTGGATACGCCCCAGGGCGAGCTCCAGTTCTTCCGAGTACTTGCGTTGCTCGTAGCCGGAGTGAACCACCAGCATATCGATATAGGGGGCGAGCCGACGGTAGAGGTGGCGTTCCCGGAAACCCCGCTCGTAGGGAGAATGAAAACTGAACGCCAGGTGGGCTGGCCTGCCGAAGCCGTGCACCGCCCGCTGCTTGGCGACCGTCATCGTGTCGAGCGGTCCGTGGGTAACGAGCACCGATCGTTCGCCCGTTTCGCGACTCGAGCGGAACGCCTCCTTGGCCGCCTTCTTGCCCGTGTAGTAGAAGTGCCAACGCCACTGGCGGTCTTGATTCTCAGGTTCGATCCAACGCCATCCAGGTGGCGCAAAGTCGGGAACGACAACGTGCAAATCGATCATGCGTACCCGGCTCGAAACAGCCGTGCTCGCGCTCGCGCGGGACTCGCCGTCGGGTTGGTGATTGGGGGCGAGGAGTTGTTGCATGGGACTGAGAAAAGTGATGTTGGGGCAGCGGGCTCTCGCACTAGCTTGCGATCACTCGGGGGAGCAGCTCGTCGGTCCACAACGACGCCGCACGGCTCTCTGGCAATTCGACGTCGTCGAAATCGACAATCTGACCTGCGTCGACCGGGCGTTTCAGCCTGGCGCCCTGCAGCAGCCCGATCGGCACGTGATCAGGACGTTCGACGGTCCTGACCGCGGAACCCCGGACCTCGAACCCGCCAATCGCGTGGGTGAATTGAGCGCCCCGCGGCAGCGGCTTCTTGGCGATGGCCGCCACGCTGACGCGGGGAACTTCGCCGTTGTTGAGCAGCGGCGGCGCGCCGGCCGCGGTCCTCTGCAGGCTCTTGGCGACCTCGAGCCCACACAGGTGGTAGGGACGCAGCAGCAGGTACGCGGCGCCGCCCTTGGTGCGGAGCTTCTCGTACGGCCCGTAGTGCGGGAGCGTGGTGGAAACGGGGTGCTCAGCCAGCAGGAACACCCCGGGGGGGGCGGTGCTGCACTGCACGTAGTCGCTGATCGGGCGCCCCAGCTTGCGCGCCCGCTGGGCGAGGTAATCGGTCTCTTCGATGCAGCCAACCGCGCCGCCGATCAGCCCTTCTTCAGCGATCGCGGCGTCAAACGCATTGGCGCACAACGCCTGTTCGACGTGCAGCTTGGTTCCATCGGTGAAGGAGGTCGTCTCGACCAGGCTGAGCCCCTGCCGCTCGCTCCAGTACTTCATCTCCGCGGGATCGGGGTTGTGATTCAAGAACCCCTTGATGTTGACGTACGCCAGCGGCTCGAACCCCATGCCGAGGGCCTCGTTCCGAAGGAGGGCGAGCGCCCCGGGCTGATCGCCGTCGGCCTCGCTCAGGTAGCCGAGGCCGGCGAGGTACGACCCGGTCGTGACGTGGAGCTCGGCGTTCATCGTCACGACCTTACGCCCGGCGCGCAGCGCCCGCTCGACCACCACGGTTGCGTGGAGCGGATCGCCTGTCGATTCGAAAACAATGTCCGAGCTTTCGATCAACGCGTCGACCGACTGTGTCAGCAGTTCCGATCGAATCCCCTCGACCGAATCAAGCGGGCGACGAGTAAGCACCCGCGTGACCTCCAGGGGGTTGGCGACCGCGCAGCCAGTCGGCTTCGATCCGCGCAAATCATCGATCACCTGCAACGCCTGCTTGACGATGAAGCCGGTGCCAACAATGCCTATTCGGGCCACTGGAATCCACTTACAAGAGCCTGCAAAAAGGGGGCCGCCACTCGATTGAGTGGAGCCGACACGCTGCTCTAGAATAACCGGGAAAGTCGCGGTTACCAGTACCTCGCCCGCGCCGCGAAAAAAAGTAGGGCGACGAAAATTGTCTAGGCGAGGGCCCTGAAAGCCAATTTCCAGCGGCACGGGGCGTCGGGGCGCCCTCCCGCCGGCCTCCTCCCTCCCTACGGGGCTGGCTCGGGCGAGGCGGCCCGTACCGTGATCGGCCAGCCGGTGAACTGCTTGGCGTCCGGTGCCGCGACGTCCGCGACGCGGGGCCAGCACTCGAAGGTGACGGTCTGGGCCTGCTTGTCGAACCGCACCAGGCCGTAGCCGCCGCCGAACGACGGCGAGTCGGGGTTGGCGTAGGCGTGCATCGTGATGCGGTTGTCGAAGCCGTCGCGGTAGTCGCCGGTCCAGGGGAGCGGGTTCCGCGGGTCGTGGTTCTCGCCGGCGGCGCCCCCCTCGGGGCTCCACCAGCGGCTGTAGTAGTTGTTGACGATCGCCGGCACGACGAACGCCCAGGGGCCGTCGCGGTACTCGTCGATGCCGTGCTGCACGACCGTGCCTAGGTGCTGGTCGCCGCCGATGTGCACGGCTCCGGCCCGCTGGATCAGCCGCAGCGCCGCGTCGCGGCCGGCCTGGGGCCAGCCATTCGAGTCGAGGTCGGCGTGCAGCCGATTGTTCTTGCCGCCGTGGATGTGGGCGGCGCCGCAGAAGCCGGTCTGCGACAGCACCGCCTTCATGGCGACGCCGTCGCGGTCGCCGGCCCACTGCTCGAGGAACGCCAGCTGCCGCTCGCCGAGCAGCTCGAGGCCCGGCAGGTTGATCGACTGCGGGTCGTAGTCGGGGCTCTGGATGTGGTCGGGCCGCGGTCCCTGCTGCGGGATCTTGCCGGCCGGGCCGGACTTGAACTTGCGGTCCTCGAGGATCGCGAAGTCGACGCCCCCCAGCTTGAGCCGCGTGAAGTAGACGCCGATCCCCTGCCCCACCGGCGCGGGGTCGACCGGGTCGGGCAGGTGCGCGGTCTGCTGCCGCTCAACCATCTTCACGTAGTCGGCGTCGAGCAAATAGCCGCCGTCCGCCGCGCCCGGCAGCTTGGCCTGCTTGCCCGACTCGCCCCACAGGTTCGGCTGCCCGACGTCGTGGTCGTCGGGGATGGTGATGCAGGGGCGGTCGCGGAGCACGTCGCGGAACTGGCGCCCCCAGGCGAGCCAGGCGGCGGTGTGCTCGCGGTGGTCGTACGACTGGTCGCCGGCGAAGAACAACAGGTCGGGGTCCTGGTGCAGCAGGTTGGCGACCATCCGCGCGCGGCCGCCGCGGTCCTTGTTCGAGTTGCACGACAGCGCGGCGAGCACCACCTCACGCTGGTCGCCGGGGTCGCGCCGGATCGCCCCCTCGAACACCGCGTCGTCGCCGTGCCGCAGCCGGTACGCGGCCGTGTGTGAGGCGTCCCAGTCCTCGACGCGGAAGCTCGTGGACCAACCGATGTCGTTGACCTCCTGCCGCGCGGCCTCGCGCCACTCGCCATTGCGTTGGAACTCGAGCCGCACGGAACGGGTTTCTTCCGGGTACAGCGGGTAGAGCTGCGCCGAGAGCTTCAGCACTCCGTCGGCCACCGTGTACAGGCCAAACGCCACCACCTGATCCCGCGGCACGTCCATCTTGTGGATCTTCGAAGGCGGGCGGTTCCACCAGTCGTTGGTGGCGAGCGTGTCGACGCCCTCGAACGGCGCGGCGACCGGCGGTTCGCCGTGCGCCGTTTTTGCTGCAACGGGCGCGGCCGGGCAGTGACTAGTTAGGAAACCGAGGACAAGCAGCAAGACACGGGTGGGCATTGAGGGGAACTCCCAGAGAAGCGACGTCGGACACTGCCCAGTCAGTCCGTACGCAGAAGGTCGCGCAGGCCGGCCGACGGTGTGCCTCTGTTTTACTCTGGCGGCGCGGCTCGTTCCACCATGTCGCCGCCGTGACGACCGGCAGACCAGGTTTCGCAGGGCTCAATGCGATAAGGAACGCCGCGTTTGAACTGCTCAGCAACACAAGCAACCTTCGCCTTTTCTGCCTCGGGCGTTAGCTCCAAAGCGGTCTCGGCGTGGCGGATTGCGGATTCGAAGTCTCCCACTTCAGCGTAGGCTGCCGCTAGTACGCTAATCGTCGCCCAATTCTCCCAGCCGGTCTGAACACACACACGGAGCGCGTTCGCTACCGCCTTCTCGCCGTCGCGGATCGAGGCGTCCGGGCAGCATGCCTGCAGCCGCGCAACCATATAGGCAGCGCTAAAGTCACTCTCATTGAGCTGGTTTGCTTCCACATATGCGTCGTATGCTTCGGACCAATTTTCAAGGCTTTCGTAGCACACACCTCGGCAGTGGGCGCAGAAACCCTCTCCGCCCGGGTAGGGAGTCGAGGACGTGAGGTCCTGAATCGCTTCAGACCAGTTCTGCAGCGACGTCCGCAAGCAGCCGCGGAGTGCTTGGGCGTCGTCGATTCGTGGGTCGAGGGCGATCGCACGTGAGAGGTCGGACTCGGCCTCTTGCAGATCACCGACGTGCCATTTCGAGACGCCGCGGTTCCGCCAATTCTCTGGGAGGTTCGGATTCAGACGCAGCGCCTCGTCGAGCAGCGGGATCGCAATGTCGTGACGTTCAGCGACCATCAGTTCGGCCGCATGATGCGACAACCCCCACACCACCCAATCCCGACCGCAGAGAAGCCGCAGCATCCAAAGCCTGCCGCGTGCGAAGCAGGGCGCCACCAGGCGTAGCGCCAGACTCATGCGGAAGTACCAGACGCCCCATCTCCACGCCCATAGGATCGCCCAGAAAACCACGCCCCAGCCCAGCAGCACCAGCAGTGCCCCATCGGCGAACGAAGCGACCACCGCGATCACGGTGCTGAAAATCAGCAGGTCAAGGACCGAGAACTGAAAAGCCGGGCGGGCAGCCAACTTGGACTCTCGGTCGCAGGGAAGGCGTCAGCGGTTCACTTGCGTGGGCGGGATAAACAGCTACCTTCCCGCTTCTTCCTCCGCCAACCGCTGGTAGTACCGCTCGATCTCCTCGCGGTACTGCGGCAGGAACTCGTCGGACGAGCCCTGCATCATCTGCTCGCGCAGCCGCTGCGGCAGGTGGCCCCAGACCTCCTTCATCAGCTCCTCGGACGAGCGCCCGCTGGCGGCCTCGCCGGCCGACGAGTCGAGGCGTTTGGTCGAGTCGCCCGCGGCGTTCTGCGCGGTCGACTGGCTCGGCTTGCCCTGGCCCGGCTTCGGCTCGCCCGGCTTCGGCTTCGACTCGGACTGCTGCGACGGCTTCGGCTGGCTCCGCTTGCTCTGTTGCGAATCGTTCGGCTTGGGGTTGTTGCACTGGCCCCCCTGACACTGCTTCTCCATCTTCGCGATCAGCACGTCCAGGTCGCTGACGATCTGCTCCTGCACCTCCTTCGTGCCCTGGTCGAGGCGGTCGATCAGCTCCGACGCCTGGCCCATGCTCTCTTGCACACGGGCGAGCGGGTCCTCGCCCGGCTTGCCGACGTCCTCGCCGACGATCGGCGCCTGTGGCTTGCCGTCGAGGTTGTCTTGCAGCAGCTTGTCGAGCACCTGGCGGTCGGGGACGAGGCCGGGGTTCCGCGGCGGCGCCTGCCGCTGGTCGGCGGCCGGCGGCGGCGTGAGCAGGTCGTCGAGGCCCTGGGTCAGGCCCGGCGCGCCGCCGTACTCCGTGCCGGCAACGGCGTTGCCAACGAGCAGGGTTAGCACCGCGAGCGATGAAAGAAGCCCCCCTGCGCGAGAGCACGGAGAGCTTGAATAGGGGACTGGCTCGCGCCCCCAGCACAGGTCTCGGGTCATGTGAAACGCGAGCGGTCGCGTGCCTGTCCCCTTTTCAAGCGCAGCTTCAGGGTTGGGCAGACCGCCCGAGTGGTCCGTCGAAAAAAGGGGACAGGCACGACGCGGCGTGGAGGGCCAAGACTGCGCGCCGGCTCGACGCGTCGAGCCAGTCCCCGTTTTTCGCCTTGCGTGGCTCGGTTTGGTGGTCGAGGCCAAACATCCCCTAACGCACCCCCACCCTAGCCCTCTCCCGGAGGGGGAGGGAACACGACTGGCGATTTGATTGCTATTACGTCGCGTCATCGGGCAGTTCTCCTGGGTTGGTCTGCCGTTCATTCATACGCTCAATCAGCTCTTGGACAAGCTCGCCGAGCCGCTGCTGCCGGCCGGACAGGTCGTCGGCCTGGCGGCGGGCGGCGGCCGGCTCGATGCGGCGGTCGGCCGCCTCGGCCTCGAGCGACCGGGTCTGGGCGTTCACGTCGAGCTGCATCAATCGTAGCATCTTTAGCTCGGCGACATCGATCGGCGAGGGGGGCGGCTGCTGGCCTTGCTGGCCCTGGCCTTGCCCGCCGCCTTGCTGCTGCTCCTCCTCTTCGTCTTCGGGCGGATTCATCTGCAGCGCGTCGGACACGTGTTTGAGCCGCTGCAGCGCCGCGTATTGCCGCTGCTGGGTCGGCCGGTCGACCTGGTCGGCCTCAAGCCGCTCGATCGCCTGGTCCATGTCACTGACGGCGCCGCGGAGGGCGAGCTCGAACACCTCGCGTTCCGCCACGTTGCGGCGGGCAACCTCGATGTCCTCGCGGAGGTCGGTCTGGCCGGCGGCAAGCTCGTCGACGGTCGCTTCAAAATCCTTGCCGGCGGCGCCCGCCTGGGCTTCCTGGTCGGCGCCGACGGTCCCCTCGAGCAGCTTGATCTGCCGCTCGATGTACGCCGGCAGCCGACCCGCCAGACGGTCGAGAACGCGGAGCGCCTGGGCCAGCTCCTGCCGCTCGATTTCCTGCTGCAGCTGCTCCTGCGCCTTCTTGAGTTGCTCCTGGGCGTCGGCCAGCTTCTGCTCGCCCGACTCGCCCTGACGCGACTGCTCGGCCGACTGCTCCATGCTCTGCGCGCCCTGCTGCGTGCTCTCGCCGGAGGGCTGCGCGCCGAGGCGGTCGAGCTTGCGGCCCATCCGCTCGGTCTGGTCGGCCAGCTTCTGGCGGTCGCGTTGCTGGCCCGGCTTGTCGGCGTCCTGCTGCAGATTGTCGAGCTTCTCCTGCAGCTCGGCCAGCTTCTCCTGCGCCTTGCGGAGCTGCTCGACCAGCTCCTTCGGGTCGGACGACGCGCGGTCGCGGAGGGTCTCGAGCATGTTCCGCATGTCGTCGGCGGCCGACTCCTGCTCGCCCGCCGAGCGGCCGAGCTGACCGGCGCCGAGCTGCCGCTCCGCCTCCTGCAGCTTGCCCCGCGTGGCGTTGTCCTGCGACTCGGCCAAAGCGTCGGCCAGCGCCTGGGCCGCGTCGGACGGCTCACCCCCCTGCCCTTCCGACGGCGCACCCTGAGATTGGGACTGGTCGGCCGCCTTCCGCATCGCGTCCTGCAGCTTGCCAAACCGCTTGGCGATCTCGGCCTGCGCGGCCCGCAGCTTGGCCCGCGCGGCGGCCCGCTCGGGCGTCTGCCGCCCGGCCGCGGCGGCCCGGGCCGCCTCCTTGCTGGTCTCGTCGCGGAGCTCACGCTGCTCGCGTTCCAGCTCGCTCAGCTCCTGGGCGAACCGCTGGTAGTCGGACCAGTTGGACATCCGCTCGACCATCTGCTCGAGCGACTCGATCGCGCGGTCCTGCTGCCCGGCGGCGCCGGCGAGCGACTCGTTGACGCTCGCTTCGGCCTCCTTGTTGGGCTGATTGTCCGCTTGGCCGGCGGCCTCCTCGGCGGCGCGTCGCGCGGCGGCCAGCTCGCGGCCGGCCGAGGCGAGCGGCCCGTCGGCCAGCCGGCGGAGCTCGTCCCGCAGCGACTCGAGCTGCTGCTCGAGCTCGGGCTGGTCCTGGCGGTTGCGTCGCAGCTCGCTCAGCAGCTCCCCCGCGCGGGCGGCGGCGCCGCGGCGTTCGTCCGACACGCCCTGGTTGATGCGGAGCTGCTCGAAGCCGAGCGCCGAGAGCCGGTCGAGGGTCTGCGGCGTGGTGCGGGGGCTCGCCTCGCGGTCGATGCCGAGCTCGCCGGCGGCAACGCGGGCCTCGCGCTGCTCGGTCAGCAACCGGCTGAGGTCCTGCACCAGGTCCGACTGCATGTCGGCCAGGCGGGACTCGAACTCCTCGTCGGAGATGATCACGATCCGCCGCGGGACGCTCGTCGCGCCGACGCCGGGGCGGAAGTCGGTCGCCTCGACCGAGATCAGCACGCGGTCGCCCGGCTCCAGGCCCAGGCCCTCGAGCTCGAAGTCGTGGGCCAGCTCGCGGGAATCGGCCGGCGCGTCCCACGGCAGCGAGTCGAGGTGCGGCGGCGCCTCGGGGCCGGTGTAGATCGCGATCCGCTCGGCCGGCTGTTCTGGCTGTTTGTCGGCAGGCTGCTGTGCGGGCCCGTCGTTTTGCTCGTCGTCCGGCTCGAATTGGGCGAGCGGATCGGTCTCTACCTCGCGACGCCAAAGCAGCTCGGCCCTGGCGATCGCCAGGTTGTCCTCGGCCAGCACCCGCACCGGCACCACCGCTCGGCTGGTGACCAGCGCCTCGCCAGTCGGCTCGATCCACTCGACCGACGGCGGCGTGTCGGGCTCGACCCGCAGCAACCGCGGCTTGCTTTGCCCCCGCAGGCCATCGCGGCTGGTGATGCGGAGCCGGTAGCTAACTGCCAGCGGGCTAGATCCCGTCGTGGCGGGAACCCACGCATCTGGCAGCGCGGCCAACGTTTGTTCGGTAACCTCCAGCGGCAGCTCTTCTTGCTCGCCGTCGATCCGCACCAGGAGCTCCGCCGACTCAATCGGCTCTTCGGCCACTGCTTCGAGGCTGATCCGCGATCCTTCCAGCACGCGGTCCTCGTCGCGGAGCGTCCGCGGGTCGAGGCCCGTGTAGTCGGGCGGCGTGGCGTCGAGCGTGAGGCCGCTAACCTGCGGCGGGTCGACCACCTCGACCTCGCGCCACGGCATCGTGTCGTCGTCGCCGCCGGTGACGCGGAAGGCGAATGCCTGGCGGACGTTCTCGCGGAGCAGCGTGACGGCGTCGCCGGCGGCGGGGAGCGGCTGCTCCTCGAGCCGCGTCTTGCCGCCGACGCGGGTGCGGTACTGCACCCGCAGGTCGGTCGGCAGGCCGCGGCCCTGGGTCTCTTCGACGCGGACCTCGAACGACTGCCCACGGGCGATGCGCGTGGGCGGTTCGACCACGCTCAGGTGGTTGCGGCGGGGCCAGTTCTGGTCGGACCACGGCGCGACGAGCCGCGCGGCGGCGGTTTTTAGCCCGGAGGGGTCGGCTACGCCGAACACGACCGCGATGGCTAGGCACGCGGCGAGCCACTGCCCGGCGCGGCGGAGCGGGCGGCGGTCGATCACTTCTTCGAGGTCGAGCTGTTCGACCTCGGCGGTGGTATTCACGACGACCGCACGCCGCAGGTCGGCCGAGCCGGCCGACGGGTCGTCGATCCGCTGCTGCAGAAACTCAATCGCGCTAGCCAGCCGGCTGCCGAGCGTCGGCCGCGCGTCCTGGATCTGCTGAGCCACCGTCAGCGGAGTCACCCCCCGCCACGAGGCGGGCGCCAGCCAGCGGTACGCGGCCGCCACGACCGCCGCCAACAGCAGCCCCGCCGACAGCCACCGCATGCCGTCGTCCGACAGCCGCATCGCGTAGTCGGCCAGCATCAAGAGCAGCGCCACGCCGAGCGCCGTCGCCACGACCCGCCCCACCGCCGTCAGCATCGCGACACGCCGCGTACGCTGGGCGATCTGGA
This Posidoniimonas polymericola DNA region includes the following protein-coding sequences:
- a CDS encoding outer membrane protein assembly factor BamB family protein, translated to MKQLFGMMIVTLVSISVTCGDDASAGDWDRFRGPNGAGVIEGPPVPTTWSADQNLKWRTPLPGKGTSSPVVSEGRVYLTAYTGYGLDEENPGDPTELTRHLLALDRATGEELWRKSVASGGDEDPYKGFITQHGYASSTPASDGEHVFAVLGKSGLFAFDRDGNQLWQVDLGTKSDPAKWGDGSSPILVGDIVVVNAGILGNKLLGLNKETGEELWSVEDEAFTNSWSTPTTVEVGGRTLVLFNVPKKIIAVDPRDGSTVWTAASPLDSPSGSIVVQDGKAYLMGGRGGDAMAVAVDGQGDVSATHTLWREKLRSGIDTPVAVGGNLHWTSGGVFYAASMEDGDYVYKERLPRLGGPTGGFPNSDYASPIAVGDQIVQFTRSGESYVIQAGDEFQVTAHNPAFADDDSDFSATPAASDGELFVRSDKYLYCLSAE
- a CDS encoding glycosyltransferase family 4 protein, whose product is MQQLLAPNHQPDGESRASASTAVSSRVRMIDLHVVVPDFAPPGWRWIEPENQDRQWRWHFYYTGKKAAKEAFRSSRETGERSVLVTHGPLDTMTVAKQRAVHGFGRPAHLAFSFHSPYERGFRERHLYRRLAPYIDMLVVHSGYEQRKYSEELELALGRIQFVPWYFENADVDASPAVAGDYICAVGASMRDYRTMFAAMEQLPEVRLVAIVRQECLAGLRVPANVTVLENAPKEVLWNVQYHSKIHVLPLPATSRSGHACLTQGMYFGRPNIVADAPCLAEYVDPGQNVLVYDPADADQLADAIRGLLSSPEQMESLGAAARQHALDHFSQHHVGDHLQRIFDRLAP
- a CDS encoding tetratricopeptide repeat protein, whose amino-acid sequence is MAARPAFQFSVLDLLIFSTVIAVVASFADGALLVLLGWGVVFWAILWAWRWGVWYFRMSLALRLVAPCFARGRLWMLRLLCGRDWVVWGLSHHAAELMVAERHDIAIPLLDEALRLNPNLPENWRNRGVSKWHVGDLQEAESDLSRAIALDPRIDDAQALRGCLRTSLQNWSEAIQDLTSSTPYPGGEGFCAHCRGVCYESLENWSEAYDAYVEANQLNESDFSAAYMVARLQACCPDASIRDGEKAVANALRVCVQTGWENWATISVLAAAYAEVGDFESAIRHAETALELTPEAEKAKVACVAEQFKRGVPYRIEPCETWSAGRHGGDMVERAAPPE